GCTTCCCATGAGAAGGTAACTCCAGATGAGGAAAGAAGAGAATTGTTTGCGGGAGCAATAAGAGTAACTTCTTTTTTATAGATGTCATCAACGAGTAATATTTCTTCACAAGAGACAAAGCTGAAAATAATTGCAAACAAAAGATATTTAATTGAAGTTTTATTCATGATAGTATGGTAAGCTTTATTATAAAATTGGAGAATTACATGTCAAATAAATCCCCAGTATTTTTCTTCTCATTTATTTTTCGTTTCGTTATTCCAGAACAAGAGTTGCTTTCATTTACTATGTCAGCAACATTCCATGTTCCTTTTACTGATTTTACCCAGCAGAATGAACTTACCTGATAGGCCACAATTGTTTCAGGATTTATATCTATGATATCTGTTTTTTTTCCAGCTTTATATAAAGCAATAGTATACTTTTTGTATTGATTGTTTATTAAATAGTAAGCATCCGATTGTCTGATTTTAGTAATTTCTTCCACAGGAAGACTTACAGCAAGACTTGAAATTATTTTCAGATTTTGAGTATCGGTTAGTAATTTCAAAATATTAGAATTGTATTCTGCATTTATTTCTTCTACAAGACCAGCAACATCCAAAATTTTGATTGTTACCAATTCTGGTTTGATTGGCAAACTATCAATGAAGGCAACTTTTGTTTGATTCTGATTGTATTTCGCTTTAGATTTATAAATTTTATTTAACTTTCTATTATAAGGTACAATACCAATTTCTACCCGAATATTATTTTCAAGTTTAGGTAGACCTTTTGGTTCAAAAGTATTAAGGTTATACGATAATTTCGATGTTCCAATGCTCCCCAATTCAACAACCGAAGAAGAAAATTTGAAATTGTCATTTTTAATTTTGGTTGTGTGGCAGGCTGTGCAAAATATAATTATGAGGACAGCAATTTTTTTTAACATAGTTGTGCTATTTATTCGGTTAAAAAATAGGAATTCGACAATAAAAAAATCATTTTTGCAGAATATATTTTTTGTTTATTTTTTAACAAAACTAAACAAATTGATGTAATAGGCTGTTAAAATTTCAACATTTTATTTTTGAAGAATGCAGTGCTGAAGATATAGAATTTTATTGCACTGTTTTTATTAAAAAAGGATGTATTACATAGCATTCAAATTAATCATACAGCAATATTTAAGTTAAAAATACATTATAAACATGAAAAAAATACTTCTATTTACTGCATTTATTATATGCCAAATTACTAATTCGCAAACATTTTCGACCAACTTAACACCAGTTGGATGGGAGCATAATATTTTATTTAATGCGGGTACTCGCTATACAGTTACTCAGCAAGGACCTACAGTTAGTTTGCCAATGTTGTTTGATGGTAGTATGAATCCTTATTATATATCTGGAGTTACTCCCGCAAATCCAGCAGTGATTCTTATAGAAGGATTGCCAGGCTACCATACACAAGCAGGCGCTTGGGTAGGATGGACTACTCGGTATTTACCTTCATCAAGATTTAAGATAGAAGGATATGATACTTACAATGGAGCAAATGTATGGAGAATAATAGCTGACTATTCTGATGTTGATTATGGTAATTATAGTTTTTCACTAAAAGTACCAGTTGGAGGAGCTTATACTAAACTTAAATTTACATTTTACAATGGGCAAAATGGAACTGTTGGGCTTTCCGAGTTATTTTTTATTCATCCTGAGGCTACTACACCATATTCAGGATTGTTATCTCCTGCATTAAATAATTGGAAGAATATTAGTGGTAATGTAGTATATGATTCTGGTAATGTAGGTGTTGGAACTACTGCTCCTGATGAAAAATTAACTGTTAAAGGTAAAATCCACGCCCAAGAAGTAAGAGTTGATATGCTTGGACCGTTAGTTCCAGATTATGTTTTTGCTAATGATTATAAACTAAAATCTTTAGAACAAGTTGAAAATTACATTAACGAAAACAAACATTTACCTGAAATTCCATCAGCACAGGAAATTGAGAAAAATGGTTTAATGCTTGCTGAAATGAATATGTCTTTGCTTAAAAAAATCGAGGAACTTACTTTGTATATTATTAAACAGAATAAAGAAATTGAAACTTTGAAAAAACAAGATGAAAATACAAGAATGATTTTAGAAAAAGTTCAAATTTTACAAATGGAAGTAGATAAATTAAAAACCAAATAAAAATGTCAAAACAAAAATATCGAACACTAAATAACAAATTTTTCGGACTATTAGTTGTTGTATTATTTTTTAATTTTTCAACTTATTCTCAAACGGGTGGTAATTTTGAACTTAGCCTTTATACAACTGTATTTCCAAATGGAACTCCAAATCAAGCGGTGAACATTCAATTTCCAAGTGTTCCTTTATGGGGCTGGTTTGAGGTTACTATAACTTCAGCTTATAATAATCAACTAGCAACTGGAAAGCTTACGAAAAGATATCAAATAGGCCATAATGTTGGAGGCTATTTTGATCAGGCAACAGAAATTCCAACAGCATTTGGACCAGTTGCAAGTCAATGGCTTATTGGAGATTTTAATCATGATACAAATAGTATCCCTATTTATCATTTAGTAAGTACTAGTAATATTTTAATGATTAAAATTGAAGGTGTAATGGTAATAAGTGCAGCTAATCTTGATTTAATAAAAACGGGTACAACAATTAGTGCTTTAGAAACGGCTACAGCTCCAAAGACGCGTCATTATATGAGCATAATGCAGGATAGAGTAGGGATAGGTACAAATTCGCCAGATAGTGCCTTGGCAGTAAACGGGATAATACATTCTAAAGAAGTAAAAGTAGACTTGAATAATTGGCCTGATTTTGTTTTCAAAAAAAACTATGATTTACCACCACTTGAAGAAGTTGAAAAACATATTAATGACAATGGACACCTAGAGAATATCCCAAGTGAAGAAGAAGTTCTAAAGAATGGAATTAATTTGGGAGAAATGAATGCGAGGCTTTTGCAGAAAATTGAAGAGCTTACTTTGTATGTTATTGATTTGAATAAGAAAGTGAATGAATTACAAGACAGTAATGCTAAAATTGTTGGAGAAAATAAAGTATTAGTACAAAAAGCTAAAGTCCTAGAAGAAAAATAATTTCACTTTAAAATATTTTAAAAAACTGCGTGTAAGTAAACAGATTATACGCAGTTTTTTTATTTGTATTAGATTTTTTCTTGTGTTTAATGTCAGGATTAAGATTGTAGCAAAGCTTATAAAATTTTAGAATTATTAACAAATTATTTCTCATTTAAGCTTCGATTGTTTTCTCAATAAAAAAGATATATTTGTAAAAATTAATTACACTTTGTTTTGAAGAAAAATCTATTTAGAAAACTGCCATCATTCAATCTTCAGGAAATGTTGATTGTACTTGCCATCATTGGAATTCTGCTTTTAATTGCTTTGCCTAACTTAATGCCATTAATTACAAAAGCTAAAAGTGTAGAAGCTCAAGTACAACTAAAAGCCATTTATAATGCTGAGAAACAGTACTACTTTATGTACTCAAAATACAGTCCTAATTTTACCGAAATAGATTTTGAAGCTCCAAAGACGACCAAAGAAAATGGAAGTGCAAACTATGTTTATGAAATCGTAAATTCAAGTAACAATGAGTTTAAAGTTAAAGCAACAGCAATTACCGATTTTAATGGAAATGGAGTTTTTAATGTTTGGGAAATTGACCAAAATGGTGTTCCAAAACAAATTGTAAACGATTAATGTGGTATTTGAAATTCATATTAATTATTGTATTTGCTTTTGTTTTGTATCAGGATTTTAAAAGTAGAATGGTCTATTGGTTTCTATATCCAATAATCGGAATTTTAGCTTTTAAAATACAAATTGACGTTCTGCCGCTATCAATCGCTCTACTTAATTTTGTTTTCAACTTATTATTTATAGGATTTCTTTTAGGAGTAAGCTTACTATATACAAAATTTAAGAAGCTGGACTTTAAAAACACAATCGGAATTGGCGATGTGTTGTTTTTTATTTTTATAGCAACTTCATTTTCAATAGTTTCATTTTGGGTACTATTTGTTTTTTCACTGATTTTTTCATTGACATTACATTTGATATTAACTCACAAAAAAGAACCAACAACTGTGCCTTTAGCAGGTTATATGTCTCTTTTCTTTGGTGTCGTTTATGCAGCTTCTTTTGGCTTTAGCGATACTTTTTTATATGCCTATTAAGATGAATAGTTTCGATATTCCAATAGAATTTCAACAGCTTGTAAAATCAGAACAGGCCTATTACTACCGAATAATTCCAGTAGGGAAAAATCAGCAGACTGTTATTTTGAAAACAGATGCTTCGGATATTGCTTCCCTTCAAAATGAATTAAGTATTTTACTAAGTTTTCAAGTTGAACTAGAAACTGATTCCACAGAAAATATAAATCGCTATTTAAGTACTAATTACAGAAAAACAGCCAATAATGTTTCTGAGATTCATTACACTGCTGATTTTCTCGAGAAAATTGTATTAAATGCCAAAGAAATAGGAAGCAGTGATATTCATTTTGAGCCTTATGAAAAAAATGCAAGAGTGCGTTTTCGTTTAGATGGAAAACTAAAAGAACAATTTCATATTTCAGTAGAAGAATATCCAATCATTGTAAATAAAATTAAAATCAGGGCTCAGCTTGACATTTCTGAGAAAAGATTGCCTCAAGATGGTCGTATTACAATGGTAACCGATTATCAAGATTTTGATGTCCGTGTTTCTGTTCTGCCAACATTACATGGTGAAAAAGTAGTACTTCGTATTTTAAGTAAAGATACCAGCCATATCGATATTAATTCTTTGGGTTTTACAGAGAAAGAATTAGCAGCTTACCTTGAAAACATAAAACGTCCAAATGGAATTGTTCTTATTTCAGGTCCTACAGGATCAGGAAAAACTACAACTTTATATGCGACACTAAAGAATTTGAATGTTCCGAATACCAATATTTTAACTGTTGAAGATCCTATCGAATATACTTTGGAAGGAATTAATCAGGTTCAATTAAAAGAAAACATCGGACTTGATTTTGCTGCAACACTACGAACTTTTTTGAGACAAGATCCAGATATTATCATGGTAGGGGAGATTCGTGATGTTAATACAGCCAATATGGCAATTCGTGCGGCATTAACAGGACACTTAGTATTGTCTACTATTCATACCAATTCAGCTTGGGCTACGGTTTCTAGGCTAATTGATATGGGAGTTCCTGCATTTTTAATTGCAAGCACACTCAATATGAGCGTCGCTCAACGTTTAGTTCGAAAATTATGCAATTCTTGTAAAACCGAACAGACTATTTCAAAAGAAATTTTTCCAAGCGGATTTGAAATTCCAGATTATTTGACGTCTCATTATACAGCAGTTGGATGCGAACAGTGTTATCATACGGGTTATTCAGGAAGAAAAGCAATCTATGAAATTCTGCCAATAGGATCTGAATTATCAAATTTAATCAAAAATAATCAGCTGGATATTAATGAATATCTGGATGAAAAAGACATTTTTACATTAAAACGTAACGCCTTGTTATTAATTAAAGAAGGCATTACTTCGGTTGATGAAGTTTTTTCATTACTCTTGTAAATTAAAATATATAAAATTCTACAATACAATATAGTTTCATGAAAAGAATAATTACGCTGTTATTAATACTAATTTTTCAGTTTTCGTTTTCTCAGGAAAATCGGATTTTACAGCTAAAAAATAATATTGAATCCATTTCTGTCGATGCGCCTGGTTTAAACGAGAAAGTAAATGTGAATATTAAAGAAGCCTCCTTGTCTAGTTTTTTACTAGCCGTATCTCAGGTTCATAAACTTAATTTTAGTGTTGCCGGCAATTTAAACCAGATCAATATTGTAAATAATTTTTCAAATGTAACGGTAGGAGATCTGCTTATTTTTTTATGTAAAGAATACGATCTTACAATTGATTTTACAGGAAACATTTTGTCTATCAAAAAATATGAGAAGCCTGTTGAAATTCAAAAAGTAAAAGATATAGAGGTATCCTATGATTATGCTAATGATTTGCTTTCATTGAATTTAAAAGATGATAAGCTTTATGATGTGTTTAGAAAAATAATGGATGTAAGCGGAAAAAATCTTGTTTTTGCTCCAGGTTTGGAAAATCAATTATTAACGGCTTATATTAAAAATGTACCTTTTGATGCAGCTTTAAATAAATTGGCTTTTGCTAATAATTTGACAGTTACTAAATCAAGAGATAATTTCTATATTTTCGATAAACTTGAAGGTAATTTTTCAGTTGAAGGAAACTCAGATCCTAATGGAGCTATTAGACAAAACAGACCAATGCGTCCGAGAAGATCTAATTTTTTCTTTACAGTTGTTGATGCGGATAAAAAACTTTTGAATGTTGATTTTGAAAACACGCCCATTTCAAGTATTGTATATGATATCGGTAATGAATTAGATATCGATATGTTTATCTCAAGTCCGTTGGAGAATGCAGGTAATGGAACTGTAAAAGCAAAAAACATAACTTTTGATGAACTTTTGGCAAAACTGTTTGAGATTAAGGCCGATGGTACCAATATTCCTCAAAATAATAATCAGCAGCAGTATAATAACAATTCTGCTCAATCTTTCTCAGCTGGAGGAGGAGGTTATACTTTTAAGAAAAGCGGAGCACTTTATTATTTTGGTACCAAGGATCAGTTAGTAGTCAGAAATATAAAATCTATTGCATTGATGCATCGTTCAATAGAACTTTTAAGCGATCCAGCAAAAGAAGGAAGAAGTGCAGGAAGATTAAATAATACGAATAGTTATTCAAATTATAGTTCTTACGACAGCAGTAACAGATATAATTCTAATTCCAGTTCAAATTACTCAAATCAAAGTAATGGCTTTGGGAATAATGGCAATAATAGCAGCAATTACTCATCATCGTCGAGTTCAAGCAGTGCCCCATCAGAATCTATTCTTACTATAATTCCAGACGAGATAAAGAAAGATCTTGATATAAAAATAGATAAAGAGCTAAACAGTTTTTTAGTAAACGGTCCAGCAGCAAATATTGAACGTTTTGAATCTTTTATCAAATATATTGATAAAGCAGTTCCTGTTATTTTAATCGAAGTAATGCTTTTAGAAGTTAATCGCAGTGCTACTGTAGAAACAGGAATTCAAGCAGGAATTGGAGACAAACCTGTAACCACTTCGGGTACAGTTTTTCCTAATGCAGATATTAAATTAGGAGCATCAACGATTAATAAAATTATCGACGGTTTCAGTGGATTCGGGTCTTTAAATATTGGACAAGTAGTGCCTAACTTCTATCTAAGCCTGAAAGCAATGGAAACAAATGGCAATTTAAAGGTACGTTCGTCCCCAAGATTATCAACTTTAAACGGGCACAAAGCTTATCTATCTATTGGTGAAACTACTTACTATGTAGTTACCAATCAAAATTACTACGGATCACAAATTCCGCAAGCTTCTGAAGTTAAAAATTACCAGCCAATTGATGCTGAATTATCAGTAAGCATTATGCCTTTAGTTTCTGGTAACGGACAAATTACTATGGATATTAAAGTAATACAATCAAGTTTTAATGGACAAAAAGTAGATAAAGATGCACCTCCAGGAATTAATTCAAGAGAGTTTACATCAATTATCAGAGTTAAAGATCAGGATGTAATTGTTTTAGGCGGATTAGAAGAATCTATAAAAAATGATTCTGGAACCGGTGTGCCATTATTATCAAGAATTCCAATTATAAAATGGCTTTTTAGTTCTCGAAAAAGAGAAGATTCAAAGAAAAAATTAAGTGTATTAATCAAACCTACTGTTATTTACTAATGGCTGGATTATCCTTAAATAACTTTTTACTTGGGAAACAATACATTGCTGTTGAGCACTTCACTTTAAATAATGAAGATAAGGTTGCTTTGCTTTTAGTTGAAAAGAAAAAAGAAGGTCTGGTAATTAGTAAAAAAGACAGAGTTAGTTATACTGATAAAATAGCCGATAAATGGGATATCAAACTTCCTTTTTTTCTCATTATAAATTCAAATCAAGTCATTCAGAAAGAAGTTTCAGGAATTGATGTTTCTGATGAAAAACTTTTGCATAAATCATTTCCTAATACCAATTGGGATGAGTTTTACTACGAAATCTGGCGCTTAAAAACAAAATCGGTTATTGCAATTGCAAGAAAATCGTATATTAATACATTACTTGAAAATTATCAAAACCAGAAAATTACAATAGCGGGAATCAGTCTTGGAGTTTGTTCGATTGCTGATATAATCGAATATTCAGATCAAAATGAGTTTTATACGAATCATCAGCTTATTTCAAGAAATGAAAACCAGATAATTTCTCAGAATTCTTTAGAAACGGCTATTCCTTATACGATCAATGATCTCCAAATTGAGAATAGACAATTACTTGCTTTTTCGGGTATTTTGCGATTAATCGTAAATAACACAGCCAATACCGGTTCGATTTTATCGTATAGTGAAGAATTATATAACGAGTATAATCAGAAGACTTTTTTTAATAAAGGCTTAAAAATAATGGTCGGAATTGTATTGGGAATATTAGTGCTCAATTTCATATTCTTTTCGCATTATTATAAATTGGCTCAAGAATCATCTGAAATTCTTTTGGTAAATAAATCCTCTAGTGAAGATGTCAGCAAAATCAAACAAAGGATAATTATAAAAGAAGAAAAAGTAAAAGGAATCGATGGAAGAATGACTTCCAGAAGCTCATTAATTATCAACGAAATTGCAAGTAGAGTTCCATCTTCAATACTATTAACAGAATTAGTATTTAATCCACTTGAGAAAAAAATAAAAGCGGAAGAGCCTATCTTAACAAAAGATAAAATGATTGCAATTTCGGGAACTACAATTGCAAATCAAGATTTTACAAAATGGGTCGAAGATATTGAAACATTAAAATGGGTTGATAAAGTATTGATTACGCATTTTGGAAAAAATGAAGATAACGAAACGACCTTTTCAATTAACGTAACCTTAAAGTAAATGAATCTCAACAAAAAAAATAAACTACTCATTGCTGGTTTCTGCTTAGTGCTTTATATCTGTTATTCATTTGCAATTTCAAATACATTGCAATATTACTCTGAATACAAAAACAAACAACAGGAGATAGCTGCGGATAGTGATATGCCAAAATTGGTTGCGCAGTTGATCCAGAAAGAAAAGCAACTTGATCAAGTATTATCAAGTTACGATGTAAACATGTCAGATTCGTTTCAAAATGATTTGTTAAAGCAGCTGACTTCTTACAGTGATAGTTACCATTTAAAAATTACAGATTTTAAAGAACCTCATATTATTTCTCAAAAAGGATTTACTACCACAAGTTATGCATTTTCTCTTGAAGGATCTTTTAACGGCTGTCTGGCTGTGTTGAACAAAGTAGAAAATAATCCAATGCTCGGGAACATTAAGCACATAAATTTTATAAAAAAAAGAAATTATAAAACCAATACAGATCAATTGTTTGTGGAGGTAATAATTCAGAAAAATAAAGGAGTTTAATACAAGCTTTTTATTAAAACAAAAATAAATTATGAAGAAGATTTTTTTATTTGCTGCTTTAGTGGCACAAATGAGTTTTGCTCAAAATACATTTCCGACTACAGGTAATGTTGGTGTTGGAACAATAACACCAGCTTCAAAGTTAGATGTAGTTGGAACAATAACAAGTTATGAACCAACTGCACTTAGTGCTACAATTAATTCGTTTCAACTTATTAATAGTGTAGCTGGAAATGTTGGAGATAATACTATTAGAAATAAAATATGGACTTTAAGAGATGGCACTTTAAATAATTGGTTTAATGCAAGACTTCATGACGGTATTTCTATAGACAATTCTTTTCAAACTCCAAATTTGGATACTAAAACATGGTGGGAAAGAGACCCTAAAGATAATATTCAATCATGGGGAAATGATGCTGTTACTTATTTAACGATTAATCAAGGTAATGTCGGTATAGGAACAACTACTCCAACAGCTAAATTAGATGTAAATTCAACAGCTCTTGCAGCAACTTTTAAATCGACAACAAATTCAGTTCCTGTAACTATACATAATACAGGAACTACAGTTGCATCAATTGGTTTTAAAGGATCAACTTCTCTTACGGAGTATAATGTAAGAGTAGGAGCAGATGGTAGCGATTTTATCGCATATACATCTAATGTTGAAAGAATGCGAATCAATTCAAATGGTAATGTTGGAATTGGCTCAATAAATCCTTTAAATACATTTGAAGTAAAAGTAGCAACAGGTACAGGAACATCAAGTGTAGATGGTATTTCAGTACATGATGGAGCCACATATCGATTAGGAATTAATATTGGTGTAAATACAGCAGGTGAATATTCTTTTTTACAAGGAATTAAAGGAGGTATTGGTCAAAGGAACATTATATTAAACCCTACTGGAGGAAGTGTTGGAATTGGTACTCTTACAACTGGAACGCATAAGCTAGCAGTAGAAGGATCAATTGGAGCAAGAGAAATAAAAGTTATGGCTACAGGCTGGTCAGATTTTGTGTTTAAAAAAGAATACAATTTACCAACTTTGGAACAAGTTGAAAAACATATTGCTGAAAAAGGACATTTAGAAAATATTCCAAGTGAAGAAGAAGTTCTGAAAAACGGAATTAATCTTGGAGAAATGAATGCTAAACTTTTACAGAAAATTGAAGAATTGACTTTATATATGATTGAAATGAAGAAAGAAAATGAAAAAGTAAAAAATGAAAACTTTTTGTTGAAAAAGAGTCAGATCGGATTAGAAAAAAGAATTTTAAAACTTGAAAATAAATAAACTATGAAAAGAATAATCGTTTTAATTTTAAGT
This is a stretch of genomic DNA from Flavobacterium endoglycinae. It encodes these proteins:
- a CDS encoding tail fiber protein, giving the protein MKKILLFTAFIICQITNSQTFSTNLTPVGWEHNILFNAGTRYTVTQQGPTVSLPMLFDGSMNPYYISGVTPANPAVILIEGLPGYHTQAGAWVGWTTRYLPSSRFKIEGYDTYNGANVWRIIADYSDVDYGNYSFSLKVPVGGAYTKLKFTFYNGQNGTVGLSELFFIHPEATTPYSGLLSPALNNWKNISGNVVYDSGNVGVGTTAPDEKLTVKGKIHAQEVRVDMLGPLVPDYVFANDYKLKSLEQVENYINENKHLPEIPSAQEIEKNGLMLAEMNMSLLKKIEELTLYIIKQNKEIETLKKQDENTRMILEKVQILQMEVDKLKTK
- a CDS encoding type IV pilin protein encodes the protein MLIVLAIIGILLLIALPNLMPLITKAKSVEAQVQLKAIYNAEKQYYFMYSKYSPNFTEIDFEAPKTTKENGSANYVYEIVNSSNNEFKVKATAITDFNGNGVFNVWEIDQNGVPKQIVND
- a CDS encoding general secretion pathway protein is translated as MWYLKFILIIVFAFVLYQDFKSRMVYWFLYPIIGILAFKIQIDVLPLSIALLNFVFNLLFIGFLLGVSLLYTKFKKLDFKNTIGIGDVLFFIFIATSFSIVSFWVLFVFSLIFSLTLHLILTHKKEPTTVPLAGYMSLFFGVVYAASFGFSDTFLYAY
- a CDS encoding GspE/PulE family protein; protein product: MNSFDIPIEFQQLVKSEQAYYYRIIPVGKNQQTVILKTDASDIASLQNELSILLSFQVELETDSTENINRYLSTNYRKTANNVSEIHYTADFLEKIVLNAKEIGSSDIHFEPYEKNARVRFRLDGKLKEQFHISVEEYPIIVNKIKIRAQLDISEKRLPQDGRITMVTDYQDFDVRVSVLPTLHGEKVVLRILSKDTSHIDINSLGFTEKELAAYLENIKRPNGIVLISGPTGSGKTTTLYATLKNLNVPNTNILTVEDPIEYTLEGINQVQLKENIGLDFAATLRTFLRQDPDIIMVGEIRDVNTANMAIRAALTGHLVLSTIHTNSAWATVSRLIDMGVPAFLIASTLNMSVAQRLVRKLCNSCKTEQTISKEIFPSGFEIPDYLTSHYTAVGCEQCYHTGYSGRKAIYEILPIGSELSNLIKNNQLDINEYLDEKDIFTLKRNALLLIKEGITSVDEVFSLLL
- a CDS encoding type II secretion system protein GspD — protein: MKRIITLLLILIFQFSFSQENRILQLKNNIESISVDAPGLNEKVNVNIKEASLSSFLLAVSQVHKLNFSVAGNLNQINIVNNFSNVTVGDLLIFLCKEYDLTIDFTGNILSIKKYEKPVEIQKVKDIEVSYDYANDLLSLNLKDDKLYDVFRKIMDVSGKNLVFAPGLENQLLTAYIKNVPFDAALNKLAFANNLTVTKSRDNFYIFDKLEGNFSVEGNSDPNGAIRQNRPMRPRRSNFFFTVVDADKKLLNVDFENTPISSIVYDIGNELDIDMFISSPLENAGNGTVKAKNITFDELLAKLFEIKADGTNIPQNNNQQQYNNNSAQSFSAGGGGYTFKKSGALYYFGTKDQLVVRNIKSIALMHRSIELLSDPAKEGRSAGRLNNTNSYSNYSSYDSSNRYNSNSSSNYSNQSNGFGNNGNNSSNYSSSSSSSSAPSESILTIIPDEIKKDLDIKIDKELNSFLVNGPAANIERFESFIKYIDKAVPVILIEVMLLEVNRSATVETGIQAGIGDKPVTTSGTVFPNADIKLGASTINKIIDGFSGFGSLNIGQVVPNFYLSLKAMETNGNLKVRSSPRLSTLNGHKAYLSIGETTYYVVTNQNYYGSQIPQASEVKNYQPIDAELSVSIMPLVSGNGQITMDIKVIQSSFNGQKVDKDAPPGINSREFTSIIRVKDQDVIVLGGLEESIKNDSGTGVPLLSRIPIIKWLFSSRKREDSKKKLSVLIKPTVIY
- a CDS encoding general secretion pathway protein yields the protein MAGLSLNNFLLGKQYIAVEHFTLNNEDKVALLLVEKKKEGLVISKKDRVSYTDKIADKWDIKLPFFLIINSNQVIQKEVSGIDVSDEKLLHKSFPNTNWDEFYYEIWRLKTKSVIAIARKSYINTLLENYQNQKITIAGISLGVCSIADIIEYSDQNEFYTNHQLISRNENQIISQNSLETAIPYTINDLQIENRQLLAFSGILRLIVNNTANTGSILSYSEELYNEYNQKTFFNKGLKIMVGIVLGILVLNFIFFSHYYKLAQESSEILLVNKSSSEDVSKIKQRIIIKEEKVKGIDGRMTSRSSLIINEIASRVPSSILLTELVFNPLEKKIKAEEPILTKDKMIAISGTTIANQDFTKWVEDIETLKWVDKVLITHFGKNEDNETTFSINVTLK
- a CDS encoding general secretion pathway protein, whose amino-acid sequence is MNLNKKNKLLIAGFCLVLYICYSFAISNTLQYYSEYKNKQQEIAADSDMPKLVAQLIQKEKQLDQVLSSYDVNMSDSFQNDLLKQLTSYSDSYHLKITDFKEPHIISQKGFTTTSYAFSLEGSFNGCLAVLNKVENNPMLGNIKHINFIKKRNYKTNTDQLFVEVIIQKNKGV